From one Triticum urartu cultivar G1812 chromosome 3, Tu2.1, whole genome shotgun sequence genomic stretch:
- the LOC125543625 gene encoding mediator of RNA polymerase II transcription subunit 27 — protein sequence MMQQSQATVAVAAPAAAARAHEPAGGDAPPKQVAQAMERLGRAGRIIADIRLGADRLLEALFVAASAPPDSAQQHIERNEEVVAKEEVSMHRHFDDLRALGRQLEESGVLNGALKARGNSWGLHMPLVCPDGAVVAYAWKRQLAGQAGASAVDRTRLALKAFTDQKRRFFPHLEDEVLNHLHDGESGIAKRPRMPAGNGELEEKTLSEILKNLENEVPNMKISTYRRLDWSKRASALASLMDDDFVDPSKELNLQNMGKSRPGSVTTPIDQVAVIELLVPSIFRVVVSLHPAGSVDPDAVAFFSPTEGGSYLHARGLSVHHVFKHVTEHADKALQYFISVEPSKALSILLRWIADYQTLFTKLCSKCRRLLLMDKSLALLLPPVHRPYQQISSIGSDHQEAYHIGCSSYDA from the exons ATGATGCAGCAGTCGCAGGCGACGGTGGCGGTGGCCgcaccggcggcggcggcgcgcgcgcacGAGCCAGCGGGCGGCGACGCGCCGCCGAAGCAGGTGGCGCAGGCGATGGAGCGGCTGGGCCGCGCGGGCAGGATCATCGCGGACATCCGGCTCGGCGCGGACCGCCTCCTCGAGGCGCTCTTCGTCGCCGCCAGCGCGCCGCCGGACAGCGCCCAGCAGCACATCGAGAGGAACGAGGAAGTCGTAGCTAAGGAGGAGGTCTCCATGCACCGCCACTTCGACGACCTCCGCGCCCTCGGCAG GCAATTGGAAGAGTCCGGGGTTCTAAATGGGGCCCTTAAAGCTCGAGGAAATTCATGGGGCTTGCACATGCCACTTGTGTGCCCAGATGGTGCTGTTGTGGCCTATGCTTGGAAGCGTCAATTGGCAGGCCAAGCTGGTGCATCAGCTGTTGACAGAACTAG GTTAGCTCTCAAGGCCTTCACTGACCAGAAAAGAAGATTCTTTCCTCATCTAGAAGACGAAGTTCTTAACCATCTCCATGATGGTGAATCTGGTATTGCTAAAAGGCCAAGGATGCCTGCGGGCAATGGAGAGCTGGAAGAAAAAACTTTGTCCGAGATACTTAAGAATCTAGAAAATGAAGTACCCAACATGAAAATATCCACGTATCGTCGTTTAGATTGGTCAAAAAGAGCTTCAGCATTAGCATCTCTGATGGATGATGACTTTGTGGATCCATCTAAGGAGTTGAACCTGCAAAATATGGGAAAATCGAGACCTGGTTCTGTGACGACTCCGATAGATCAGGTTGCAGTAATTGAGTTGCTGGTTCCTTCAATATTTAGAGTTGTAGTGTCATTGCATCCTGCAGGATCTGTTGATCCTGATGCTGTGGCATTCTTCTCTCCAACTGAG GGAGGAAGCTACCTTCATGCGAGAGGCTTGTCGGTGCATCACGTCTTTAAGCATGTGACG GAGCATGCTGACAAGGCATTGCAGTACTTCATCAGTGTGGAACCCAGTAAAGCACTTTCTATTTTATTG CGTTGGATTGCTGATTATCAGACTCTATTTACAAAACTTTGCAG TAAATGCCGACGGCTTCTGCTCATGGACAAGTCTTTGGCTTTGCTTCTACCCCCGGTTCATCGCCCCTACCAGCAGATCTCGAGCATTGGTTCAGATCATCAGGAAGCCTATCACATTGGATGTTCTTCCTATGATGCCTGA
- the LOC125543624 gene encoding cyclic dof factor 2-like: MSDQMDSGIKLFGRVIPLVPDAAPGPPEAEATAGSEHPPPPPPQESEAEPEADNNKEQHKETKDKGDSEMKVDAPEEKEDGGMKGDELRERKDDEMEVDAPQAKQNAETASSSTLDHKKDDQAQISNAEEKVASDPKEENEKKSNDESGQDRVLKKPDKIIPCPRCNSMDTKFCYYNNYNVNQPRHFCKNCQRYWTAGGSMRNVPVGAGRRKSKNSALHYRQLLMAPDCLLGSRVDISDTVNPEVLASLPSIPTQSASRNETVLKFGPEVPLCESMVSVLNIEEQNVTNAGSVPRDETREDNSCASTTTSNNGLPANAVPPGQNGAPVYCNGVGPVPQYYLGPPFMYPWSMGWNNLPVMVPGGSMPESASPSESCSTSSAPWMNSPMMPGSRLPAPPFPYPIVPPALWGCLPSWPAAAWNTPWVGTNGCISPSGSSNSSCSGNGSPTLGKHSRDPNPQKDDKEEKSLWVPKTLRIDDPDEAAKSSIWATLGIKPGDPGVFKPFQFKGESKGQPADARPARALQANPAAFSRSQSFQESS, from the exons ATGTCGGATCAGATGGATTCTGGCATAAAGCTCTTCGGGCGGGTGATCCCGTTGGTTCCTGACGCTGCGCCCGGGCCGCCGGAAGCGGAGGCGACGGCCGGCTCCgagcacccgccgccgccgccgccgcaggaGTCAGAGGCCGAGCCAGAGGCTGATAATAATAAG GAACAACACAAAGAAACAAAAGACAAAGGCGATAGTGAAATGAAGGTGGACGCTCCAGAAGAGAAAGAAGATGGTGGAATGAAAGGTGATGAACTAAGGGAGAGAAAAGATGACGAAATGGAGGTTGATGCACCACAAGCCAAACAAAATGCAGAAACAGCCAGTTCATCTACCTTGGACCATAAGAAAGACGACCAGGCCCAGATAAGCAATGCTGAAGAGAAGGTGGCATCAGACCCGAAGGAGGAAAATGAGAAGAAATCAAATGACGAATCAGGCCAGGATAGGGTGCTCAAGAAGCCAGATAAAATTATACCTTGCCCTCGGTGCAACAGCATGGATACAAAGTTCTGCTATTACAACAACTACAATGTTAATCAACCAAGGCACTTCTGTAAGAATTGCCAAAGGTATTGGACTGCAGGGGGGAGTATGAGGAATGTACCTGTCGGTGCTGGGAGGCGCAAAAGCAAGAATTCAGCGCTGCACTACCGTCAGTTGTTGATGGCCCCTGATTGTCTGCTGGGGTCTAGAGTAGACATCTCTGACACAGTGAACCCAGAAGTCCTTGCATCTCTACCTTCCATCCCGACACAATCAGCCAGTAGAAATGAAACAGTTCTCAAGTTTGGGCCTGAGGTGCCACTTTGTGAATCGATGGTATCGGTGCTGAACATTGAAGAGCAGAATGTGACCAATGCTGGATCTGTACCAAGAGATGAAACCAGGGAAGATAACTCATGCGCATCGACTACCACATCAAACAATGGGTTACCTGCAAACGCAGTCCCGCCTGGTCAGAACGGAGCGCCTGTTTACTGTAATGGGGTTGGTCCGGTGCCTCAGTATTACCTTGGACCTCCTTTCATGTACCCATGGAGCATGGGGTGGAACAACCTTCCTGTAATGGTGCCGGGTGGAAGTATGCCCGAGTCTGCTTCTCCATCAGAAAGCTGCAGCACTAGTTCGGCGCCATGGATGAACTCTCCCATGATGCCAGGCTCAAGGCTTCCTGCACCCCCGTTTCCATATCCTATTGTTCCACCTGCACTCTGGGGTTGCTTACCAAGCTGGCCAGCCGCGGCATGGAACACACCATGGGTCGGGACCAACGGGTGCATATCGCCGTCTGGGTCAAGCAACAGCAGCTGTTCAGGCAATGGGTCTCCTACTCTGGGGAAGCATTCCAGGGACCCCAATCCACAGAAAGATGACAAGGAGGAGAAATCACTATGGGTTCCCAAGACGCTCCGCATCGATGACCCCGATGAGGCAGCGAAGAGTTCCATATGGGCAACTCTTGGCATCAAACCTGGAGACCCTGGCGTCTTCAAGCCTTTCCAGTTCAAGGGTGAGAGCAAGGGCCAGCCAGCAGATGCACGCCCTGCCCGTGCTTTACAGGCGAACCCCGCAGCGTTTTCTCGGTCGCAGTCGTTCCAGGAGAGCTCTTGA